A single window of Acetohalobium arabaticum DSM 5501 DNA harbors:
- a CDS encoding Eco57I restriction-modification methylase domain-containing protein — protein MADLFNKQVLQTQLKNHSIPDYEDKLDTIRSWKRNLKSIIGANEERLQASFLKGIFGIVLGYRDMTEADGDGEYTLEIEPSTEVDATKPDGSLGFYHQEEDGSTEAVIELKGPKTSLDKQQKRSGKYYGTPVEQAFGYASKYDGCKWVIVSNMIEIRLYTVIRGQGHYEVFRVDELDQEENFKKFHLLLSRNNLLSKQGKSMTQQLSEETEQQEENISVEFYNLYKETRVELFEHLKENNSDYEEDLLLDKAQKFLDRIIFICFCEDLGLLPAEILHKAIDRGTDSYSFSEVTVWQEIKGVFRAIDTGSEQHNINAYNGGLFKPDEVLDSLVIKNDFFTVIDEISAYDFDSELDVNILGHVFEQSISDIEEIKADIQNDDYDRQESKRKKDGIYYTPEYITKYIVENSVGKYLEDIRRELGENELPDIEEADTPQLEGKYKKKHLEFYHEYEERLKEVKVLDPACGSGAFLNQAFDFLLKEYQWIYEQIDRLQEGQRSIFGLESLHKDILKNNIYGVDINESSVEITKLSLWLKTANKNQPLTNLDDNIKCGNSLIDDPEVAGEKAFDWEDEFPEIMDDGGFDVVVGNPPYVRHEQIKWMKPYLKDNYEVYNGTADLYCYFFERGIELLDEDGYFSFIVSNKFTRAKYGKELREYLLNYQIEEYIDYTDENVFRDATVDPCVIIIKKSVNQDDYLINYNKNHVVPRRSLSVNNWSFMTKKEFNLKEILEEKGDQLEKWNLDIKFGIKTGLNKAFIIDEELKNELISKDQQNEEIIKPLLRGRDIRRYKFNFNNLYLLLTGYDIDIPNEYPHIYEYLKQFKTDAKKRYDQGKNWWNLRGCDYYDDFEEEKIIYRDISDRLMFCYDSENIYFNNTVYFINSGNKYLLAILNSKLINFYYKLISSQLGSGASRGFSIYIKKLPIPKIIQEKQKPFIDKANFMIEGKKKLNQLQQIEFISLINKYTSKSGPQLGDIVEEDGFYNKIYSGRARKVRNMTVTVNDTILTIYADKSSSGQYELMKFEVEDKYQRRYIKYYLENLTDQQLEEANDFSGGLVKRVLQIEIPDYHKYQVVRKVVNEWNDLQQEIADLEEKIEVTDREIDQMVYDLYGLSDEEIQIVEESLADNS, from the coding sequence GTGGCGGATTTATTTAATAAACAAGTATTGCAGACGCAGCTTAAGAATCATTCAATTCCTGATTATGAGGATAAACTTGATACTATTAGAAGCTGGAAGCGGAATCTCAAATCAATTATCGGTGCCAATGAAGAGAGACTGCAGGCTTCTTTTCTTAAGGGAATCTTCGGTATTGTGCTGGGCTATCGAGATATGACAGAGGCTGATGGAGATGGTGAATATACTCTCGAAATTGAACCATCAACTGAAGTGGATGCTACTAAACCTGACGGCAGCTTAGGATTTTATCATCAGGAGGAAGATGGAAGTACTGAAGCGGTAATTGAACTGAAAGGGCCTAAGACCAGCCTTGATAAGCAGCAGAAGCGGTCAGGTAAATATTACGGCACGCCAGTAGAGCAGGCTTTTGGTTATGCCAGTAAGTATGACGGCTGTAAATGGGTTATTGTCTCAAATATGATTGAGATTAGGCTATATACAGTAATCCGCGGTCAGGGCCATTATGAAGTATTTCGGGTTGATGAACTGGATCAGGAGGAGAACTTTAAGAAGTTTCATCTCCTATTATCCCGGAATAATCTGTTGAGCAAGCAGGGTAAGAGTATGACTCAGCAGTTGAGCGAAGAGACAGAACAGCAGGAGGAGAATATCTCGGTAGAGTTTTATAATCTCTATAAGGAGACAAGAGTGGAACTCTTTGAACATCTAAAGGAGAATAATTCTGATTATGAAGAGGATTTACTCTTGGATAAGGCTCAGAAGTTTCTGGATCGGATTATCTTTATCTGTTTCTGTGAAGATTTAGGACTGCTGCCGGCTGAGATACTCCATAAGGCTATTGACCGCGGTACGGATTCCTATAGTTTTAGTGAGGTTACAGTCTGGCAGGAGATTAAGGGTGTCTTTCGGGCGATAGATACAGGAAGTGAGCAGCATAATATCAATGCCTATAACGGTGGGCTATTTAAACCGGATGAAGTGCTGGATAGTTTGGTAATCAAGAATGACTTCTTTACGGTTATCGATGAGATTTCGGCCTATGACTTTGACAGTGAGCTGGATGTTAATATCTTGGGCCATGTCTTTGAACAGTCTATTTCGGATATTGAGGAGATTAAGGCTGATATTCAGAATGATGATTATGACCGGCAGGAATCGAAGCGTAAAAAGGACGGTATCTACTATACGCCGGAGTATATCACTAAATATATCGTTGAGAACTCCGTCGGTAAGTACCTAGAGGATATCCGCCGGGAATTGGGCGAGAATGAACTGCCGGATATAGAAGAGGCCGATACGCCACAGCTAGAAGGTAAGTATAAGAAGAAGCATCTGGAGTTCTACCATGAGTATGAAGAGCGGTTAAAGGAAGTGAAAGTCTTAGATCCGGCTTGTGGTTCCGGAGCCTTCTTAAATCAAGCCTTTGACTTTTTACTTAAAGAGTATCAGTGGATTTATGAGCAGATTGACCGCTTACAGGAAGGCCAGCGCAGCATCTTCGGTTTAGAGTCGCTACATAAGGATATTCTGAAGAATAATATTTACGGCGTGGATATCAATGAATCTTCCGTTGAAATTACAAAGCTTTCGCTTTGGCTGAAGACTGCCAATAAGAATCAGCCGCTGACTAATTTGGATGATAATATTAAGTGCGGTAATTCTTTAATTGATGATCCGGAAGTAGCTGGTGAGAAGGCTTTTGATTGGGAAGATGAGTTTCCTGAGATTATGGATGACGGCGGCTTTGATGTAGTTGTGGGAAATCCTCCATATGTGAGACATGAACAGATTAAGTGGATGAAGCCATATTTAAAAGATAATTACGAAGTTTATAATGGTACTGCTGATTTATATTGTTACTTTTTTGAACGAGGAATTGAATTACTAGATGAAGATGGATATTTTTCTTTTATAGTTTCTAATAAGTTTACTAGGGCTAAATATGGTAAAGAATTACGAGAGTATCTTTTGAATTATCAGATTGAAGAATATATTGATTATACAGATGAAAATGTTTTTAGAGATGCTACTGTTGATCCATGTGTAATAATAATTAAAAAAAGTGTAAATCAAGATGACTATTTGATTAATTATAATAAAAATCATGTAGTACCTCGAAGAAGTCTTAGTGTTAATAATTGGAGTTTTATGACTAAAAAAGAATTTAATTTGAAGGAAATATTAGAAGAAAAAGGAGACCAATTAGAAAAATGGAACTTAGATATAAAGTTTGGTATTAAAACTGGTTTAAATAAAGCTTTTATTATTGATGAAGAATTAAAAAATGAGTTAATTTCTAAAGATCAACAAAATGAAGAAATAATTAAACCTTTACTTCGAGGAAGAGATATACGCAGATATAAATTTAACTTCAATAATTTATATTTATTATTAACTGGTTATGATATCGATATTCCAAATGAATATCCTCATATATATGAGTATTTAAAACAATTTAAAACTGATGCTAAAAAAAGATATGATCAAGGAAAGAATTGGTGGAATTTAAGAGGTTGTGATTATTATGATGATTTTGAAGAAGAAAAAATTATATATAGAGATATTTCAGATCGTTTAATGTTTTGTTATGATTCTGAGAATATATATTTTAATAATACAGTTTATTTTATAAATAGTGGTAATAAATATCTTTTAGCAATTCTTAATTCAAAATTAATTAATTTTTACTATAAGTTGATTTCTTCGCAATTAGGTTCTGGTGCTTCAAGAGGATTTTCTATTTATATTAAAAAACTACCTATTCCAAAGATAATTCAAGAAAAACAAAAGCCTTTCATTGATAAAGCTAATTTCATGATTGAGGGTAAAAAGAAATTAAATCAGTTACAGCAGATTGAATTCATAAGTCTAATCAACAAATACACTTCAAAATCAGGTCCGCAGCTTGGAGATATAGTAGAAGAAGACGGCTTCTACAATAAAATTTATTCTGGACGAGCCCGCAAAGTTAGAAATATGACCGTTACGGTCAATGATACTATTTTAACTATCTATGCCGATAAATCCAGCAGCGGTCAGTATGAGTTGATGAAGTTTGAAGTAGAGGATAAGTATCAGCGCCGGTATATCAAGTATTATCTAGAGAATCTCACTGACCAGCAGTTAGAGGAAGCAAATGACTTCAGCGGCGGGCTGGTCAAGCGGGTCTTGCAGATAGAGATTCCTGATTATCATAAGTATCAGGTAGTGCGGAAGGTAGTCAATGAATGGAATGATCTCCAGCAGGAGATTGCTGACCTAGAAGAGAAGATAGAGGTTACTGACAGAGAGATAGATCAGATGGTGTATGATCTATATGGCTTAAGCGATGAGGAGATTCAGATAGTAGAGGAGAGCTTGGCTGATAATTCATAA
- a CDS encoding bifunctional folylpolyglutamate synthase/dihydrofolate synthase produces the protein MKDAVEYLNKLDKFGVKPGLERIEVLLDYLDNPQNEINVIQVGGSNGKGSTSVMISSILAAAGYKVGTYNSPEIVSFYERMRINGEYMEPEALERLTKEVKPYIKKIEEQGLGHPTFFEVVTAIAFKYFAQEEVDVAVMEVGLGGRLDATNLADNIAAAVTNISREHTEYLGDTIAEIAAEKGGIVNQGGKLVTGVKNEAALDKLREISTKKEVEMIDVNQEIEVERLDKDLRGQSFKAKGKQDYGKLQLDLLGRYQQQNLKVALGVIEALPTSFEVTTEDIQQGLKDLTWPGRLELLGENPLVILDGAHNPAGAKELGRVIKEDLDYEELILVLGILADKDIEQMLDILTPLADKIILTKNTNKRASDPYEVAKVLEDRGKDVEVVPKVAQAAQQAIEIAAPADLISISGSLYTIAEARKFLVKNIIN, from the coding sequence ATGAAAGATGCAGTAGAATATCTTAATAAACTGGATAAATTCGGCGTTAAACCTGGATTAGAGAGAATAGAAGTTCTGTTAGACTATCTTGATAACCCTCAAAATGAAATTAATGTTATTCAAGTCGGCGGTTCCAATGGAAAAGGATCAACTTCAGTAATGATCAGTTCTATTCTAGCGGCTGCTGGATATAAAGTAGGAACCTATAATTCACCGGAAATAGTCTCCTTCTATGAACGAATGCGGATTAATGGTGAGTATATGGAGCCTGAAGCTTTAGAGAGATTAACTAAAGAGGTAAAGCCCTACATAAAGAAGATTGAAGAGCAGGGCTTAGGCCATCCTACTTTCTTTGAGGTAGTTACAGCTATAGCCTTTAAATACTTTGCCCAAGAGGAAGTAGATGTTGCAGTAATGGAGGTTGGATTAGGCGGTCGGTTAGATGCGACCAATCTGGCAGATAATATAGCAGCTGCTGTTACCAATATCAGCCGGGAGCATACAGAGTATCTAGGTGATACCATAGCTGAAATAGCAGCCGAAAAAGGCGGAATTGTAAATCAGGGTGGAAAGCTAGTAACCGGTGTCAAGAATGAAGCTGCTCTGGATAAGTTAAGAGAGATCTCTACTAAAAAAGAGGTCGAGATGATAGATGTTAATCAAGAGATAGAAGTTGAAAGATTGGATAAAGATTTAAGAGGTCAAAGCTTTAAAGCTAAGGGTAAGCAGGATTATGGTAAGCTCCAGCTTGACTTATTAGGCAGATACCAGCAGCAGAATTTAAAAGTAGCTTTAGGCGTTATAGAAGCTCTACCCACTTCTTTTGAAGTTACTACAGAGGATATTCAGCAGGGACTGAAGGATCTAACATGGCCTGGTAGATTAGAGCTTTTAGGCGAGAATCCGTTAGTTATTCTTGATGGTGCCCACAACCCTGCCGGTGCCAAAGAGCTTGGCCGGGTGATTAAAGAGGATCTGGATTATGAAGAATTAATTTTAGTCTTAGGGATTCTGGCTGATAAAGATATCGAGCAGATGCTGGATATTCTCACTCCACTGGCTGATAAGATAATCCTTACTAAAAATACAAATAAACGGGCCTCCGATCCTTATGAAGTAGCCAAAGTATTGGAGGATAGAGGTAAAGATGTAGAAGTTGTTCCTAAAGTAGCCCAAGCAGCCCAGCAAGCTATAGAGATAGCAGCTCCAGCTGATTTAATCAGTATTAGCGGTTCACTCTATACTATTGCGGAAGCTAGAAAGTTTTTAGTAAAAAATATAATAAACTAA
- a CDS encoding RNA-guided endonuclease InsQ/TnpB family protein, protein MKLAKYFIHKPNQTQQIILGCLAYASARLYNIGNYQRKNWSKDSDKEYPDWYKQKKQLKENFWYKNLPSQTAQETLKILADNWDSFYQSIEDYQNNPNKYNGNPNSPNYKPKDGKFNFRYLNNGFKIIDGKLRLSIPKQLKKYLKEEYSITNKFLWIRVPNELLSSNRDVLNSTTRIEFKPLSDDTYKVILTYKVDTPTIKEDNGNYLSIDLGINNLMTCYSNQNQESFIIDGGQYLAINRYFDKKIKHYQSILNGQGKKTSKRIQQLYKKTTQAAFSFNP, encoded by the coding sequence TTGAAGTTAGCTAAATATTTTATTCATAAACCTAATCAAACCCAACAAATTATATTAGGTTGTTTAGCTTATGCTAGTGCTAGGTTATATAATATCGGCAATTATCAACGTAAAAATTGGTCTAAAGATAGTGATAAAGAGTATCCTGATTGGTATAAACAAAAAAAGCAATTAAAAGAAAATTTTTGGTATAAAAATTTACCTTCTCAAACAGCACAGGAAACACTTAAAATTTTAGCTGATAACTGGGATAGTTTTTATCAGAGCATTGAAGATTATCAAAACAACCCGAATAAATACAATGGCAATCCTAATTCACCTAACTATAAACCTAAAGACGGTAAGTTTAACTTCCGTTATCTCAATAATGGCTTTAAAATTATTGATGGTAAGTTAAGATTATCTATTCCTAAACAGTTAAAAAAGTATCTAAAAGAGGAATACTCTATTACCAACAAATTCTTATGGATAAGAGTGCCTAATGAGCTGTTATCCAGTAATAGAGATGTTCTTAATTCAACTACTAGAATTGAGTTTAAACCTTTAAGCGATGATACTTATAAGGTAATCTTAACTTATAAAGTAGATACTCCTACTATTAAAGAAGATAACGGTAATTATTTAAGTATTGATCTAGGCATTAATAATCTAATGACTTGTTACAGTAATCAAAATCAGGAAAGCTTTATTATTGACGGTGGACAATATTTAGCTATTAATCGTTATTTTGATAAAAAAATCAAACATTATCAATCTATTTTGAATGGTCAAGGTAAAAAGACTTCTAAACGTATCCAACAATTATATAAAAAAACGACGCAAGCAGCTTTTTCATTTAATCCATAG
- a CDS encoding SPOR domain-containing protein: MKFDRPKLKSGFSLAAMVITMSLLAAVVGYFLGNWMIQYVTAPEDGIENVSSEKVVSEEKLDTSELESNSSSALSDEAIQDQSNQNSTADSTMQSQPEVKQDSTNNLFVVQVGAFDNHDNAKGLVEKLKTKGYSAYITSQNPYKVQVGAFKKEKKARDLGEKLKQDGFPVFISH; the protein is encoded by the coding sequence ATGAAGTTTGATCGACCGAAATTGAAGTCAGGTTTTTCCCTGGCGGCAATGGTTATCACTATGTCTCTGTTGGCTGCTGTAGTTGGTTACTTTTTAGGTAACTGGATGATTCAGTATGTAACTGCTCCAGAGGATGGTATCGAGAATGTTTCAAGCGAAAAAGTGGTTTCTGAAGAAAAGCTTGATACTTCAGAATTAGAATCAAACTCTAGTAGTGCTCTTTCTGATGAGGCTATCCAAGACCAATCTAATCAGAACTCAACAGCAGATTCAACAATGCAGAGCCAGCCTGAAGTTAAACAAGACAGCACTAATAATCTATTTGTAGTTCAGGTTGGAGCCTTTGATAATCATGATAATGCCAAAGGCTTAGTAGAAAAACTTAAGACTAAAGGTTATTCAGCTTATATTACTTCCCAAAATCCTTATAAAGTGCAGGTAGGAGCATTTAAGAAAGAAAAGAAAGCCAGGGATTTAGGTGAAAAATTAAAACAGGATGGCTTTCCAGTCTTTATCAGTCATTAA
- a CDS encoding citrate/2-methylcitrate synthase, which translates to MEINKWLEEVSKQAERVNTISEDYYDKYDIKQGLRNSDGTGVVVGFTKIGSVHGYKYVNGEKTPMEGKLFYRNLEIEDLVENISELGFENTIYLLLFGELPSEDEINNFNEVLDNYRKLPPQFTENMILKSPSNDVMNKLQRSILALYSHDEDPDTLEIDKILLQSIKLIARFPTIISYGYQAKAHYFDDQSLYLHNPKKGIGTAKNILHMIRADNSYTKLEADTLDLLLVLHAEHGGGNNSAFTTHVVSSSGTDTYSAVGAAVGSLKGAKHGGANLRVRKMIKNIQQNIDDYTDEAQLKDYLMKILKKEVFDKEGLIYGMGHAVYTKSDPRAVILKEKAAELAKEKGRMNEFNLYSNIERLTKEIFKELRGDTNICANVDLYSGFVYDLLNIPKELYTPLFATARVASWCAHRIEQLVSDEKVIRPAYKSLKNEPKDS; encoded by the coding sequence ATGGAAATTAATAAGTGGTTAGAAGAAGTTTCTAAGCAGGCAGAAAGGGTTAATACAATTTCCGAGGATTACTATGATAAGTACGATATTAAGCAGGGATTAAGAAATTCTGACGGAACAGGAGTTGTTGTGGGTTTTACCAAGATTGGTTCTGTACATGGGTATAAATATGTTAATGGAGAAAAAACACCTATGGAAGGAAAGCTGTTTTATAGAAATTTAGAGATTGAGGATTTAGTAGAGAATATTAGTGAGCTTGGATTTGAGAATACAATATATTTATTATTATTTGGGGAACTTCCATCCGAAGATGAAATAAATAATTTTAATGAAGTTCTGGATAACTATAGAAAGTTACCTCCCCAGTTTACTGAAAATATGATTTTAAAGAGTCCAAGTAATGATGTTATGAATAAACTACAGAGAAGTATACTGGCTTTATATTCTCATGATGAAGATCCTGATACTTTAGAAATAGACAAAATCTTACTTCAGAGTATAAAATTAATTGCTAGATTTCCGACAATTATTTCTTATGGCTATCAGGCAAAGGCTCATTATTTTGATGATCAAAGTCTGTATCTACATAATCCTAAAAAAGGGATTGGAACAGCGAAAAATATTCTGCATATGATCAGGGCAGATAACTCTTATACTAAATTAGAAGCTGATACTCTTGATCTGTTATTGGTATTACATGCAGAACACGGCGGAGGAAATAATTCTGCCTTTACAACTCATGTTGTTTCGTCAAGTGGAACTGATACTTATTCAGCAGTAGGAGCTGCGGTAGGTAGTCTGAAGGGAGCTAAACATGGCGGTGCAAATTTAAGAGTAAGGAAAATGATTAAAAATATTCAACAGAATATTGATGATTATACTGATGAAGCCCAATTAAAAGATTATTTAATGAAAATATTGAAAAAAGAAGTTTTTGATAAAGAAGGTTTAATTTATGGTATGGGACATGCGGTTTATACTAAATCAGACCCTAGAGCGGTAATCTTAAAAGAAAAGGCTGCAGAATTGGCTAAAGAAAAGGGAAGAATGAATGAATTTAATCTCTATAGTAATATTGAAAGATTAACAAAAGAAATTTTTAAAGAGCTTAGAGGAGATACAAATATATGTGCTAATGTAGATTTATATTCAGGCTTTGTCTACGATCTTTTGAATATACCTAAGGAATTATATACTCCATTATTTGCTACTGCCAGAGTAGCAAGTTGGTGTGCTCATAGAATTGAGCAACTTGTCAGTGATGAAAAGGTTATAAGACCGGCTTATAAATCATTAAAGAATGAACCGAAAGATTCTTAA
- a CDS encoding transposase, producing the protein MSNQNNLIHARSGRLLLKEFPKLKEQLYKGHLWNKSYYLETVGNISKDTVKQYIENQKSK; encoded by the coding sequence TTGAGCAACCAAAATAATTTAATTCATGCCAGAAGCGGTAGATTATTATTAAAAGAATTCCCTAAATTAAAAGAGCAGTTATATAAAGGACACTTATGGAATAAATCTTATTATCTAGAAACTGTAGGTAATATCTCTAAGGATACGGTTAAACAATATATTGAAAATCAAAAATCTAAATAA
- the rsxC gene encoding electron transport complex subunit RsxC, whose protein sequence is MEAKTFRQGIHPSYNKDATASKSLKNAELPEEVVIPLAQHIGAPCEPVVNVGDKVKVGQKIGDSDSFVSAPVHASISGEVTDISKVATGDGEKTLAVTIASDGQDTLHESVKPKGDLDTLSPQELRDIVQEAGIVGLGGATFPSHVKVSIPEDKNVDTVILNGAECEPYLTVDHRTMVEMSKEVVYGLKAIMKMSDAKQGYIGIEVNKPDAIEEMKKTVEDEENIEVISLEVKYPQGAERQLIDACIGREVPSGGLPLDAGVVVNNVGTAVAMTDAIKNGMPLVQRTVTVTGSGIQNPQNLVFRLGTKVEDLIEQCGGFKGEVGKVIMGGPMMGAAQHSTDIPATKGTSGILIFQEDEVEEYESSNCIRCARCVDVCPAFLMPVTLSKVAQVDMVEKLDDYNVMDCIECGSCSYVCPANIPLLHWIRLGKDKLAAEQRKNEE, encoded by the coding sequence ATGGAAGCAAAAACTTTTAGACAAGGAATTCATCCCAGTTACAACAAGGATGCAACTGCTTCTAAGAGTCTCAAGAATGCAGAACTGCCTGAGGAAGTAGTCATTCCTCTTGCACAGCATATTGGAGCTCCTTGTGAACCAGTGGTCAATGTGGGAGACAAAGTAAAAGTAGGCCAGAAAATCGGGGATAGTGACAGTTTTGTTTCTGCTCCTGTCCATGCCAGTATTTCTGGCGAGGTGACAGATATAAGTAAAGTTGCTACTGGTGATGGAGAGAAGACTTTAGCTGTAACTATTGCTTCTGATGGACAGGATACTCTTCACGAGAGTGTTAAACCTAAAGGTGATCTTGATACTTTATCTCCACAGGAATTAAGAGATATTGTACAAGAAGCTGGAATTGTAGGTTTAGGTGGAGCAACTTTTCCATCACATGTCAAGGTTAGCATTCCAGAAGATAAGAATGTGGATACAGTAATTCTAAATGGGGCTGAATGTGAGCCTTATTTGACTGTTGACCACAGAACAATGGTGGAGATGTCTAAAGAAGTTGTCTATGGCTTGAAGGCAATTATGAAGATGTCAGATGCTAAGCAGGGCTATATTGGAATTGAGGTAAATAAGCCTGATGCCATAGAAGAAATGAAAAAGACAGTTGAAGATGAGGAAAATATTGAAGTAATTTCCCTGGAGGTTAAGTATCCACAGGGGGCAGAACGACAGTTGATTGATGCCTGTATAGGTCGTGAGGTACCATCCGGAGGACTGCCGTTGGATGCAGGAGTGGTAGTTAACAATGTAGGAACAGCCGTAGCAATGACTGATGCTATTAAGAATGGTATGCCTTTAGTTCAAAGAACCGTAACAGTTACCGGTTCCGGAATCCAGAATCCACAAAATTTGGTCTTTAGATTAGGAACTAAAGTTGAGGATTTGATCGAACAATGTGGAGGGTTTAAAGGTGAAGTCGGAAAAGTAATTATGGGTGGACCGATGATGGGTGCAGCCCAGCATTCTACAGATATTCCTGCTACCAAAGGAACATCTGGTATTTTAATCTTTCAGGAAGATGAAGTTGAGGAGTATGAATCTTCTAACTGTATTCGCTGTGCTAGATGTGTAGATGTCTGTCCAGCCTTTTTAATGCCTGTTACTTTATCTAAAGTAGCCCAGGTTGATATGGTAGAAAAGCTGGATGACTATAACGTTATGGACTGTATTGAATGCGGCAGCTGTTCTTATGTCTGTCCAGCAAATATACCTTTATTACACTGGATTAGATTAGGTAAGGATAAGTTAGCTGCTGAACAGAGAAAAAATGAGGAATAG
- a CDS encoding CBS domain-containing protein, protein MEKAGLSPEFIEELAVDLTVKDIMVDDVITLNPGHKIKNAKEIMRLRKISGIPIINDDQELVGIISIDDIVTALEEDKLDEKLIDLMSTDLITITPNVTITEALRKFKKHQYGRLPVIDSSNRLQGIITPGDITSKLLKEVKKRELVEQGENDDGIGEKIQVEMEIEGGDFQNSGEASTRIKSLLEQMNLSPIVIRKAAVITYEAEMNVVIHAERGQVMAEVTPEEIDVVVEDEGAGIEDIDLAMQPGYSTASDHIRELGFGAGMGLANIQRWSDELNIESEVGVGTKLEATIQLHKENI, encoded by the coding sequence TTGGAGAAGGCTGGTTTGAGTCCGGAGTTTATTGAAGAACTAGCTGTAGATCTTACAGTTAAGGATATTATGGTTGATGATGTAATTACTTTAAATCCTGGTCATAAAATAAAGAATGCTAAAGAGATTATGCGGTTAAGAAAGATTTCAGGGATTCCTATTATTAATGATGATCAAGAATTAGTAGGAATTATCAGTATCGATGATATTGTTACAGCTCTAGAGGAAGATAAATTAGACGAAAAGCTTATTGATTTAATGAGTACAGATTTAATAACTATTACTCCTAATGTAACGATTACAGAGGCACTGCGAAAATTTAAAAAGCATCAATACGGTCGCCTACCGGTGATAGACAGCAGTAATAGACTACAGGGCATTATTACTCCAGGCGATATTACCAGCAAATTGTTAAAAGAAGTAAAGAAGAGAGAATTAGTTGAACAAGGCGAAAATGACGACGGTATCGGAGAAAAAATACAGGTGGAAATGGAGATTGAAGGTGGTGATTTCCAAAATTCAGGTGAAGCGTCTACCAGAATCAAAAGTTTACTAGAACAGATGAATTTATCTCCTATTGTCATCAGAAAAGCAGCAGTTATAACCTATGAAGCAGAGATGAATGTAGTTATTCATGCTGAACGGGGCCAGGTAATGGCTGAAGTTACTCCTGAAGAGATTGATGTAGTAGTAGAAGATGAAGGTGCAGGTATTGAGGATATTGATTTAGCTATGCAGCCAGGATATTCTACTGCTTCTGATCATATACGTGAATTAGGCTTTGGAGCTGGAATGGGGCTTGCTAATATTCAGCGCTGGTCTGATGAGTTAAATATAGAATCCGAAGTAGGAGTAGGAACTAAGCTTGAAGCTACTATACAGCTGCATAAAGAAAATATTTAA
- a CDS encoding (2Fe-2S) ferredoxin domain-containing protein → MKSLEELDKIRQQAKEEMKLRDNDEEIRINIPMSTCGISAGAREVLNVISEELDRQEIDNVTLNQRGCIGLCHYEPIVEVKESDQEVVTYGNITPEGARRIIEEHIVNGQIIEELVIK, encoded by the coding sequence ATGAAATCGCTAGAAGAGCTAGATAAAATAAGACAGCAAGCCAAAGAGGAGATGAAGTTAAGGGATAATGACGAAGAAATAAGAATTAATATTCCTATGAGCACCTGTGGAATTTCCGCTGGAGCTAGAGAAGTATTAAATGTAATTTCAGAAGAATTAGATAGACAAGAAATAGATAATGTTACTTTAAACCAAAGAGGCTGTATAGGTTTATGCCATTATGAACCAATAGTAGAGGTTAAAGAGTCTGACCAAGAAGTAGTTACTTATGGAAATATTACTCCCGAAGGTGCTCGAAGAATTATAGAGGAACATATTGTTAATGGACAGATTATAGAGGAATTAGTAATTAAATAA
- a CDS encoding DRTGG domain-containing protein yields the protein MKLKDIKEAIDAEIVYGDTKLDLDIVTACGADLMSDVLTFTEENTLLLTGLTKPQVIRTADMLNLAAIVFVRGKNPNKETIKLAQKNNIALLSTDYSLYKACGLLYRAGLAEEEIKEEV from the coding sequence ATGAAATTAAAAGATATTAAAGAGGCTATAGATGCTGAAATTGTATATGGTGATACCAAGCTGGATTTAGATATTGTAACTGCTTGCGGTGCAGATTTGATGAGCGATGTATTAACCTTTACTGAAGAAAATACTTTACTATTAACCGGTTTAACTAAACCCCAGGTAATTAGAACTGCTGATATGCTGAATTTAGCAGCTATTGTCTTTGTTAGAGGTAAAAATCCCAATAAGGAGACAATAAAGTTAGCCCAGAAGAATAACATTGCCTTACTTTCTACTGATTATTCTTTATATAAAGCCTGCGGTTTATTATATAGAGCAGGATTAGCTGAAGAAGAAATTAAGGAGGAAGTTTAA